TGATATGCATTAGATATGGTTAATTCAAAAAAGATAACGAGTCGGAGCGCCTCTTTACAAACAGATACTTGTTCATGGCCTTTGCAAGTGTGTTTCTACTTCATTTTTCCTCTTTGTATGAACTCTTACTGAAGTATGGATTTCAAGAGGAGGGCTGTTGTGTGGCTTATTATGATTCTTATCCAATGAGGATGAATATCTTCCTCCTGCCTCGGAGAAACTCAATGCTTTTTGTACACTGTTGCTACTTTGATAGCTTATTCTTTTAAGCCTATTGAGCAgggttgtttttttatttatcatcgTTTGCATTTTGTAGAATCCCTGCTGTTGGGTTCCCTGCTTTGGTTCCTGGGCATCATGTGCCTCTTCACCCTGCCAATACTGCCCAAGTCTGTTCTGGAGGCAGTTCCAATGGCAAACGAGGAAACACAAGGTCCCGAAAGAGTGGCTCCAAGAGGGGCAGGGAGTAACCGGGTCGGACCATCTTTTGTGAAGAGTAGGAGATGCAAGGCATCTAGGGGAAAGATGAAagaaatttcatgttttatggGAATTTTAGTTCCATTTTAGGTTTAATGTGATGGGGGTGTGGCTTTGGTTGTGTTATTTAATGATCCTTGTAGTTTGAATAAAAATCACTCTTTGATCTTTGTTTTTGGCATATAGCTCTTTTAGTGTACATTTAGTTTGTTCGGAGTGCTAGAAATTTAGTAGTTCTAGTTTTTGTAAATTCTTGCAGTTACATTTTAATAGAAAGTCCGGTCTAGACCCGTCTAAAGTCGAGCATTGGTTCCTTTACGAGATCTGTTCCTATTCGAGTCAAAATCATGCATAGTTTATCTCTCTCAGCAACAATCCTCTATTTATTTTACAACGGAAAAAATCTggaaacattttaaaatgttcATTAACCGAGTATTAAATAAGGAGGAAAGCTACAACATTGTTCATCAACAAACTGAATGTTAACGTCATCTGAAGTTTACAATCGTGCCGGTGAACAATAATACATGCATAAATAAGGAAAGGAAATCAAGGAACCGGAACCGGAAAGAACCTAGGCTCCTGTACTACGCGACTCAGTTGCTCTTCTTTAGATCCTCGTTTTCCTTGCTAAGAAAATCTATTTTCGATTGTAGAATGTCGATCATAGTTTGAGCACTCATCATTTCGAGCTTCAATGTCTCCCTCTCAATGGAGGTCTTGTGGATCTCGTTTTGCAAATAGTTGATAAGTTTCATGCAGCTAGGAGGCACCATGGAATTTAGATTAGTCGTTGCATTGTATTTTGGCGTAGGAGGAACATGATGATTCTCTTTGGGTTCCATAGATTCCATTAACGAAAATTCCAGGAGTGCAGAAACTGCCATTGTTGTCGCGGATGATGGTGGTGgtgtggtggtggtggtggtggttgtCGTCGACGACCAACGATCTTGAGTCATTCTAGTTGAATTCTCAGTAACATTTGCATGGTTTGGACCAAAATCGTTATGCCGCCTTCTCTTGTGCCCGAATAGAGATAAGGGTGCTTCTCGATTAGGCATGCATAGCGGTGGGCAATCATCTGATCTCTCGATCTTGAATGGAGGTAACAAAGTACAGTCATCAGTTCTCTCATTTGATGACTCTCTAGGAACATCATCACTAGGCGGAGCATCCTCGTCTGGATGTTCAATGTCCTGCTGTCATAAAAGAGAGTTTAGAAGCAACTCTTTGATCAAGGCTTAAGAATACTAGGCATATTACATTCGGTTAATATAATACTAGCATTAATGATTAAACCATGGAGATAACTAAATCAATAAGAGTGTCAAAACTATCTTATGTTACTCGGACTCGAGTTTGCCAGATTTCGGTGTGTGTTTGACACATCAAATAAGGGTAGAATTATACAATTATGTGTCCAGagtttaggttttgggtttagaaTGCGATGTCATCAAAGTGAGGATCTTAAGAGAAGTTcaacatttcaaaaaatatgAGCATCCATGATAAAgttcaatattataataatgCAGTAGCTAGAAAGATAAAGCATGAACCTGCTCAGAACTGATCCTCAGGACGCCATTGCTTTCAGTTGCTGCATTCTCGGTAGCTGCCACATCATTTCTGGCTATCGACTCATTACCAGCTGCAATATCATCCTCAGTGTCTAATCCTGGAACCAGAGCGGCTGAACCATCATCCCACTCCGCCTCAATGAAAGGTGCATACCGGTTTCCATTTGGTGGTCCAATATTATTCTTATGAATTACTCTACATAGCACGTAGCCCTAATCCAccaaaaagggggggggggagaCAATTCTTATTAGTTTCTGATAGTACAATTGCAAAGTTCGGTTGTACAGGAAACTGTAGGACTCGTAAACATAAGGTTTCAAAATACTAATAACCCTACAGAATACAAGTTTGGATTCATCTTAACTCATGCTACGTAGACTCTATGTTACTTGGGCTCAAGTGTGAGTGTTGGATGCCGGTATGTATGCTGACACTGAGGGTCCTTAGAGGGTTATATCTTCATGCCTATCTCCGGGTATACATGCAACATGCAATGTCAGACAAAGTACTTGAAGAAACATCATAACACATGACAACAGGAATCACATTTACTATTCTTTTCCTAAATTTTCTCAGAAGCCAGATTGCGATTAAACAAAGACAACAGACATACAAAcaattcaaactcaagttttctCGTCATTTCTCACAACTCGTTTTCTCCCCATGCAAAAAATTGCATCTCAAGTAAGTCTGTTCTTCGGCATAATCAGATTAATGACGCATAATCCATTATCTAAGGCACAACATTTACTATTTCATGTTAAAGTTCAATATCTTTTGCTGTCCTAAATATAGCTAAAATGAGAAGCAATCATTAACGTACATGATAACTTAATCTGTAACATCAATACTCGAAGCTATACATAATAAATCATCATTCACtattaatatcaatttaaacaGTCTCATACCTGCAATGCTCCAATCCTTTCCAATTCCTCTTCAATGAGCCGGTATTCATGCATAACCCAATTGGTTCGCAAGCCATCAGGAGCTTTCCCGCTATGAAAGACTAACGTCTTCTTCATTCCAATAAGCTGTGAATTATGACGGACCTCTCGGTCCTTCCCCGTGGCCTTCCAATACCCTTGGCCTGTGGCCCTATTCATTCTTCCCCCATTGCCATACTTCTTGTCCAATAAACTAAAGAAATACCATTCCTGGTCTCTGGTTTTCAATTTTGACTTGTCTGAAAAGCAGCCACCAACAAGAAACTTCAGCACCATAGCTTAAAAGGAACTAAAGCTGTCATGACCCACCGACTGCTTGGATACTCTCATTTCCCTGCATCGTGCCCACAAGCTGGTTTTAGCCTAGAGAGGCATAGTTGGGTGACAAAGCCTTGAGAAGCCGGTAGGCATCCAAGGGAATAACACCGGCCTGTGAGTACAATGCTGTGTGATGTGGTGCAGGAAAGTGAAATACCCGATCGGCCGGGGGTCGGAACAAAAGCAAAACCAGTAAACCTCAACAGAGCAGTGTAATAATGATAGCAAAGTTCTcacaaaaataaccaaaataaataaataaatagaaattcaCAAAGACTATATGGACTGAAAGAAGAAAGTGAATATAAAAATCCCATTTCTTGGAATAAATTGATAGCCAAAGATACTGCATTAAGCTATTAAAGAAAtacagaaaaacaaaaaatcccaattcttttttctttggctCAGCAAAAAAACCCCATCCATAGATTCTTAAACTTTTAATAGAAAACCCTTCTAAAATCACGAGTTCGAATAATACTGCATTTAGCCAAGTAGAGAAAActcaaaaatggaaatgaattgaaaaccaagtatttcattataatttcaaattatcaGCTCAGAAACCTCccccaaagaaaagaaatgctttcgaaaaagaaaactttaccaaaaatggaaaataaaattgaagataacagtggaaaataaaattaaagataactTGTAAAATTTTAGCAGCCAATCTAAAAAACATATAGTTAGAACAAATAAAAAGCTCAACCTGAAAGGTTCCAAGGTTCATGCTTGTAAATATCAACTTCGGCAATAGCATCAAACCTGGCAGGCTTGTTCgtaacttttcttttcaaataataGCTAACCAATTCTTCATCAGTTGGATGGAATCGAAACCCAGGTGCTAAGGCCGTCGCAGAACTGCCAGTCTTTGCCGCCTTCGCCGTCGCCGTAGCCACCGCGGTCGGTCCTGGATCTGCAACTAAAGAAGTTTCACGACCCATAGAGAGATAGTTGTTTGGGGAAacgaaaaatacaaaaaacagTGTGTTTTCGTGGGCGATacgaaatgaaatgaaatgaattgaagAAACATATATCGAGTATTTTTGATTGATGATGAAGAAACCAGGTTCCTTCGTTTACAAGAAATTTcacactttattttattttagcagACCTGACAGCTgagtaaaataatttactatcatttattattttctggtaaaaaaaattaaaggttaaattcttttatcagtccctgtactttgcaaagttgtggatttaatctttgtactttaatttggtcatttttagtcttgtatttttcaaaatttaaaatttcagtatTCACCAAACAATGATTGTTAAATCCATCAATTTAAGTTTTGCTATTTCAATAAGTTGATGCAGTAAATacattatcatatgtgtaatgtcatgttAGCTTCTTATTTTCACATAGTACTCACTAAGAATTCTACTAATGGATTAACGACGCATTTACGTCAAAACTGAAATTCTAAAGTTCGAAAGTATAGAGTCTTAGAATGATTCAATTGAAGAAAATGGATCAGATCTACAACTCTATGCATAATTCATGACTATTAATTGAATTGCATGTATTatgactaaaatttcaaatttctaaaagtACAAAAACTAGAATTGATGACTTcgaaaagtaaagggactaagTCCATAACTTTCGCAAAGTATAGATATTAATAGAAGAGTTTAACcgaaactaaaattataaaatatgaaatataatataaatttttaacatattaaattttatataaaaagatgaaaataacaAACCAAAACACGCAATAAACCGggtaaattacatataaaaacttttttttttaaaaaattatcgaaatgggcccggtatataattatttaccggaatggccCAATTTCCTGAAAAcacgtccacgtcagcgtgatGTCAG
This sequence is a window from Gossypium raimondii isolate GPD5lz chromosome 5, ASM2569854v1, whole genome shotgun sequence. Protein-coding genes within it:
- the LOC105770842 gene encoding NAC domain containing protein 50 isoform X2 — its product is MGRETSLVADPGPTAVATATAKAAKTGSSATALAPGFRFHPTDEELVSYYLKRKVTNKPARFDAIAEVDIYKHEPWNLSDKSKLKTRDQEWYFFSLLDKKYGNGGRMNRATGQGYWKATGKDREVRHNSQLIGMKKTLVFHSGKAPDGLRTNWVMHEYRLIEEELERIGALQGYVLCRVIHKNNIGPPNGNRYAPFIEAEWDDGSAALVPGLDTEDDIAAGNESIARNDVAATENAATESNGVLRISSEQDIEHPDEDAPPSDDVPRESSNERTDDCTLLPPFKIERSDDCPPLCMPNREAPLSLFGHKRRRHNDFGPNHANVTENSTRMTQDRWSSTTTTTTTTTPPPSSATTMAVSALLEFSLMESMEPKENHHVPPTPKYNATTNLNSMVPPSCMKLINYLQNEIHKTSIERETLKLEMMSAQTMIDILQSKIDFLSKENEDLKKSN
- the LOC105770842 gene encoding NAC domain containing protein 50 isoform X1 — encoded protein: MGRETSLVADPGPTAVATATAKAAKTGSSATALAPGFRFHPTDEELVSYYLKRKVTNKPARFDAIAEVDIYKHEPWNLSDKSKLKTRDQEWYFFSLLDKKYGNGGRMNRATGQGYWKATGKDREVRHNSQLIGMKKTLVFHSGKAPDGLRTNWVMHEYRLIEEELERIGALQGYVLCRVIHKNNIGPPNGNRYAPFIEAEWDDGSAALVPGLDTEDDIAAGNESIARNDVAATENAATESNGVLRISSEQQDIEHPDEDAPPSDDVPRESSNERTDDCTLLPPFKIERSDDCPPLCMPNREAPLSLFGHKRRRHNDFGPNHANVTENSTRMTQDRWSSTTTTTTTTTPPPSSATTMAVSALLEFSLMESMEPKENHHVPPTPKYNATTNLNSMVPPSCMKLINYLQNEIHKTSIERETLKLEMMSAQTMIDILQSKIDFLSKENEDLKKSN
- the LOC105770842 gene encoding NAC domain containing protein 50 isoform X3, giving the protein MVLKFLVGGCFSDKSKLKTRDQEWYFFSLLDKKYGNGGRMNRATGQGYWKATGKDREVRHNSQLIGMKKTLVFHSGKAPDGLRTNWVMHEYRLIEEELERIGALQGYVLCRVIHKNNIGPPNGNRYAPFIEAEWDDGSAALVPGLDTEDDIAAGNESIARNDVAATENAATESNGVLRISSEQQDIEHPDEDAPPSDDVPRESSNERTDDCTLLPPFKIERSDDCPPLCMPNREAPLSLFGHKRRRHNDFGPNHANVTENSTRMTQDRWSSTTTTTTTTTPPPSSATTMAVSALLEFSLMESMEPKENHHVPPTPKYNATTNLNSMVPPSCMKLINYLQNEIHKTSIERETLKLEMMSAQTMIDILQSKIDFLSKENEDLKKSN